TATAAACAAAGAGAGTGGTTGTCCTCAGGTGACaaaactatgattttttttttttttcttttttctttctacgttctaaatttccaaatttctacaaaaataataaagtactttcataaaagggaaaaatatttactttttaaggGTACTTTTGTACCTTAAAGTACAACTGCTGGAAAATTCCTCAAATTGTGAGGAAAGAAATCAAACTGAGGTGACTGATTTCGCATTCTTACCTTCCCAACAAACAGTGAGCTCCCTGAGATCAAGAACTACATCCTGATCCTCTTTGTACTTCCTGGCATCTATCAAAGCACTGAGGCTGACATAATAAGCATTCAAATGGTGAAAGAACACTCATTTGACACTAAAGAGAATACCAGAATGTGTCCAACACGTTAGTGGAAATCCATTAGCTTATTCCATTAACTTGACTGGCTACCACCCTACTAATTTTGAAAATCTACTTTTCAAAATGACCTCAAAGAACACCCTCTTATATCCCTCAACTGCCCCCAGACAGACAGTGCTGCTGAGTAAAAGAAACTGGATTTTGCCCCTTCTGTGAATTCTACGTCTCAGTCAGAATTAACTAAGATATTTCTAAACCTTAGCCTTGCACAGTGGGAGAATAACTCTATTAAGAAAACCCTTGACTAATTAAGATTGCCCCTATTTTGTTCCAGACAGATTTGGTTATTGTTAATATGTTATTCTTTATACCATTTCAATAGATACCCTCACCTTGCAAAATTCCCAGTGGTTCACCTTAGCTGCTTAACCCCTAGTTTACCTACTATCAAAGAAGACCTTGCTTTATCTATTAACCCCCATcgcacttaaattttttttttttttaccttttctcctctatctctctctctgtccttctcttcttttttcttttttttctcactatGCCCATCTGTGTGGAGGCCTGgaagtggtgggggtggggcagctgCTCCAGTGTATGGGGTGCTAGGAGGAGGGCCAGGTGCCACTGTGGCCTCTCCCACTACTGCAGCCGGAAGTCCTGAACTTTTTTTGGACTTGGAGTGTCGCTTCTCTTTATGCTTCTCCTTGTCCTTCttttttttgctcttctttgacttctttttcttcttgatttcccgGTAAGAATCATCTATCACTAACTCCCCAGCCTCCAGCTCCCCACCAGAAGACGAGTCTGATTCTACTAGAATAGGTTCAAGCCCCGAAAGATCAAGGTTAGTACTGTGAGATTCTGGGAACTGGGAGGCATCAGATCCACAGCCTTCAGGGCCAGGAGATGAATGTGGGTCTGATGAGGCTTTGTGCTTCTTCCGGGCCGTTTTCAGAAAGCTCTGTAACTCATGTCCTAGGAGTAAAGCACTTTGCTCATCCCGAGTTGATTTCTTAGAGGATTTTTTCACAGTCGCTTGTTGAGAAGGGTACTGAAAAGGCTCCTCATCAACTGAGCTGCTTCCTTTCTCCTTTGGTGAGAGAATAAGTTTCATCTTTAAGCCATCAGGCTCACGAAGGGTCAGCGTCTCTGTGTTCACATACAgcggtttcattttttttgatttgTGGGAGCCACCATCCTCCAGGGATAGTTCCCCACTGCTTCCACTTACTTTCTTCCTgtggtgttcctttttactctcTGAGTAGCTTGAAGAACTAGAAGACTTCTCCCCTGTCTTTCTGGGGGGCTTGGAGCCTGCTGCTAGTGGGGAAGTGATAGCCTTCAATAGGTCCATAGCTGTATCGGCAGATTGCGGGctggactttttctttttcttctgtgacGATTCCAAAGATGAAATGTCTGGAAATAGTCAAGAGAAGTAATGTGAGTATTACAGGAAGCTACTTCCACAAATGTTACCTTTCTCACCAAAAACACCCCACTAACACGAGGCAAAGGCTAACAGGAATGATTTGAGGGGCAACCCTTCAACTGATTCCTAACATTCACAGATGATGCCCACGTGCTTCTTGGCTTGGTATATTCTGCCTCTGACCCTGGAGACAGTTCTTGCTACTAAAGTTGTTTCTCTTCACTGAGTCTTCACAAATAACCAAGAAGAGGACACCCAGAATTATGGATTATGGCTGTGGGATTAAGGGCAGTTATACTTTGGGTTGGACAGTAGACAGAGTATCATTTGTTTCTGTATTTGGGACAAACCCATTTTGGAAAAGGGTTAGTCTCTTCAGCTTTGTGCAGACCATAGCTAAGAAAAACTGGTCTTGTGAGTCGATACACACTGGATGAAGAATTAACCCACAGGAGCAGGCCAGAGGGCCCAGGGACTACATATGGCAAAGGGGATGCTAGATAACAATGGGCACAAGATAAGTGGATGATTGGGGGGAGAAGGAACCTGGTACCTTGTGTATCACAAATGAAGACTGTTCTTCTATGCTGAATCCTCCAAAATACCAGCCCTCCACCTCTCCTCCTTCACACTGGTTTATCGGCACTCAGAACAAGAACCACTCTCCTGTTAAATAGGCCACTGAGTCAGCAACATCTGGATCCCTTTCCCCTACCCCGACTCCAAGAACCAGTGATGTGTTTATCCCACCTGTTGCCCTTTCCCACCCTTACCTCCATAATAGTAATCATCAGAGGAGTGCTTCCTCTTCTTCTTGTGTGTGTCCGTCCCCAAGAAGAAGAGTTCACTATCCTGGAATTAAAGAGGAAGACTTTTTGAACTATGAATAAAATAAGGAGGCAAAAGTGGTCTGGAACCATTCTTgttctttgataatttttaactttagaaaaacaaagtaaaacacaagaaagaataaaaatagacatGGAcaatgttttacttttctttttaaaagttactaAAAAAAGTTCCTTCTTCGAATATtaagaaatatgattttaaaaagttaaaaactttccCAACTCAAATGTCTAGAAGCTCACCTTTAACTTCTTCTTGGAAGAATTCCTGACCTGAGCAGCgatttcttcctcttcccttaAAAAATCTTTGTAAGAACGTTTCTTTTCTCGTTGGCTTCGGCCAGCTGCCAGTCCTATGTCCTCAAAGCTATGATCACCATCAAAGCAATCTGAGAAGCATGGgttcatttggggaaaaaaaatgagaaagccaAGTAAGTAACGACCAAATCACCACAAATGTAACACAACAGTCCCTCCATTTTCAAATTGAAATCATGTTTCAGTAAATCCAATGAAATACTGGGCTAGATCCAAGGGGACAAGAATATTTTTTGATGATCTGGCAGCAAAGGCAAGAATCAAACCTGAAGAAACAATGCTTCCACACTATGCAAAGGCCCAACGTGCATCCTCAGACATGGTTTCTTAGTTGTGATTTGGCAGATGGACATGGACTTGCAGAGGTAAGGCTGAAAAGAGTAAGGATTCATGTGCTGTGCTGCTCGGTGGGAGTCCAATATGTGATTCCTATCCCCAGACTCCTGCACATTGGAGCTGGCAAGGACCAAGAGTGCTGCAGGGGATCACCCCAATAAGCTACAGAGACTCATATTTCAGACTCTCATGTTGGAACCCCTTTCCTGCTTTTCGTTTTCATGGGCCCAGCCTGGGGATGTTGTGGAGGCTGAGTCTCAGTAACAGTGCTCTGGACCATCATTTGGGAGTACAGATTGTGGTGCCCAGTCCTGGTCTCTATGTCCATGGGCTGCAAGGATTGAAGAGGACACCCCCTTTGGAATGCTTCTCAGATAAGGGGTCATACCTTCTTTCTTCACGGAGTCATCATAAGCCATGGTGGTCCTGCAGGGCCTTTGAGAAGGTATCACTGTGTCCCGGCTCCTTCTCGTCTACAGGACCaggtctgagaaacaaagaaggaaaacccTCCTGTAATGTGAAATCACTGTGGAGAAAACTTCCAGATGGAAATGTGTAGTGATCCAAGGGCCGACTGGAAGGGCAGCAAGAAATAAAGGAGTGTCTTGTCACCTCCTCATTCTGCTTGTATATCTACTGGGGTTGAAATTGCAGGAAGTACACTAGGCTTAATTGGATTTGATTCAGGAATTAAAGTTGGGATTTAGGGAAGTATAAAAATACCTCCTccataaaaatacttcaaaattagGGAGAACTTCTGGAATGCAAACAGGACTGACAACACTAAGGAAGAGTAAAAACTGACATTAGGTCAGAGACATGGGTTCAATCATGGTTACAAAATGCACAGATAAAGAATACAGAGCAAGACAGATTACACCATAAAGAGGAAGACCACAAAATCCTACCAACTGGATTGGTGACATGCCAAAATTTATTATATTGCAATTCAAATATAAATGATGGTAACATTATAAGGCTAGTAAAGAGCTTCagagtatgtatttttttcatatgcattttgCTGGGCTAAGACTTTGCTCAAATTCATGTAATTATAAAAGTAGGTATACTTTCGATTAGTTGGCCACATGACAGCTCTCAACACTATCAAATAGCCTTTCTTAAAGCTAGTTTGTCTAGGTGGAAATAAAGGAGAATTATCTATTTGTCCACTggtgataaatattttattattaagatTTTGACTGATTAGAAGAATTACTGCAATTTAAGTGTTCTAAATATTATGCtgaatttgttaaaattatttatttttttggcattGAAGTTTCTGTGTCCACTATGCCTTTGAAGATGATAAAGCTATAAACTGACAGTAAGGTAAAGTCCTTCAAATACTTTAAGGACAGGTGGTGCTACAAGTCCTGCAGGGAAAATCTGCAGGAAATTTCAAAACTATATACTCAATATATTGAAAGTGTTCTCATTCAGCAAGTGAATTGTTTGGTCATCTATTTAAACATGATTTTACCTTCATTACCATAATGGAATTTAGAAATGTTGAAGGAGACTTCAAAGGGGCATTACTAATCCCTTAAGGAAGGTGTGGATGATACTGAAGTAACTTCtgtgaaagaatgaatttgatttaacaagGGGAACTTTCATAAGAGcttttaaagacatttaaaaacgaaaacaaaaaagatttatTTGCATAAATTGGACAAAATATGATACATGGATAGGTCTAAGTtgaaaacagaaggagaaaaaatgttACCAAGAATGACTTACAAGTaatattaagaaaagaaacaaaaaagcgTTTCTCCACTTCCctaagaagagaaatgaaagaatggacTTGGTCAAAGTAAAAGAAGCTAGAGTACAGGAAAGAAATGAActcaattattttaaagataaacagGAAAACTGCTTGCTCAAAGGGCTTTTTCATAGGAAATGAAGGGGATATAAGGTCAGGCCTCATGTAAAAATACTTTGAGGCAAGCTACATTATGGAGccaaaattttttcatgttcTAACATTAAATAGTAAACTTTCTCAAATAGAAACTATTGTCTTCCCCTTTGAATTCAAGTGGTGCTGACTCCAAACAGGGTGAAGGGAGGTTAGGCAGAGTATCATCGAGTATTCTATccattcatttgaaaataatatatcCTCCTACTGCACCAAAATATTGagtttattagaaaaatatatggcTCATATTAGTTTTCACAGACTAAGTATGCCAAGAAATACCACAACATGAGACTTCAAGTTAAACGCTTTTCATGCCAAATAATTTTTGGCAAAGAATGTTTgaaaaataatgg
Above is a window of Choloepus didactylus isolate mChoDid1 chromosome 8, mChoDid1.pri, whole genome shotgun sequence DNA encoding:
- the HMGXB4 gene encoding HMG domain-containing protein 4 isoform X1; this translates as MAYDDSVKKEDCFDGDHSFEDIGLAAGRSQREKKRSYKDFLREEEEIAAQVRNSSKKKLKDSELFFLGTDTHKKKRKHSSDDYYYGDISSLESSQKKKKKSSPQSADTAMDLLKAITSPLAAGSKPPRKTGEKSSSSSSYSESKKEHHRKKVSGSSGELSLEDGGSHKSKKMKPLYVNTETLTLREPDGLKMKLILSPKEKGSSSVDEEPFQYPSQQATVKKSSKKSTRDEQSALLLGHELQSFLKTARKKHKASSDPHSSPGPEGCGSDASQFPESHSTNLDLSGLEPILVESDSSSGGELEAGELVIDDSYREIKKKKKSKKSKKKKDKEKHKEKRHSKSKKSSGLPAAVVGEATVAPGPPPSTPYTGAAAPPPPLPGLHTDGHSEKKKKKEEKDRERDRGEKPKKKNMSAYQVFCKEYRVTIVADHPGIDFGELSKKLAEVWKQLPEKDKLIWKQKAQYLQHKQNKAEATTVKRKASSSEGSMKVKASSPGVLSPQKKSPPSTMLFPTSPAKTPETEPIDVAAHLQLLGESLSLIGHRLQETEGMVAVSGSLSVLLDSIICALGPLACLTTQLPELNGCPKQVLSNTLDNIAYIMPGL
- the HMGXB4 gene encoding HMG domain-containing protein 4 isoform X2; translation: MDLLKAITSPLAAGSKPPRKTGEKSSSSSSYSESKKEHHRKKVSGSSGELSLEDGGSHKSKKMKPLYVNTETLTLREPDGLKMKLILSPKEKGSSSVDEEPFQYPSQQATVKKSSKKSTRDEQSALLLGHELQSFLKTARKKHKASSDPHSSPGPEGCGSDASQFPESHSTNLDLSGLEPILVESDSSSGGELEAGELVIDDSYREIKKKKKSKKSKKKKDKEKHKEKRHSKSKKSSGLPAAVVGEATVAPGPPPSTPYTGAAAPPPPLPGLHTDGHSEKKKKKEEKDRERDRGEKPKKKNMSAYQVFCKEYRVTIVADHPGIDFGELSKKLAEVWKQLPEKDKLIWKQKAQYLQHKQNKAEATTVKRKASSSEGSMKVKASSPGVLSPQKKSPPSTMLFPTSPAKTPETEPIDVAAHLQLLGESLSLIGHRLQETEGMVAVSGSLSVLLDSIICALGPLACLTTQLPELNGCPKQVLSNTLDNIAYIMPGL